The nucleotide sequence TTTTGTAGTATATTCATGAAAATCAAATTCCTTTGCTCTTTTCTTACAAACTTCGAGATTGAGATCACACATCTTCATCAACTCAACCTTGGGACTGGAAAGTGCTGCAGAAATAGTACTTCTACCTTCTCCCAAACCTAAAATCCCTAATCGTAGTTTTTTATTTTCCGTACTCATTTTTTATTTTTTGAAACTCAGGTTGTAGACCTGCATTATCCTTAATTTCTTTTGCTACTCCAGGGCCATTGTTTTCCCACAAATTACCCGGTCCCGGACTGTTCTCAAAAAATTTATCCTTTTCAGTCCAGTTATTTATAGATCTTATATAGGAAGAGCCCTCGTCGTAATAAATATATTGATGATGATGTGGCATGTGCGCATAAGGTGCCTCCTTTAGATCATATATTGCATTTTCACTAATCTCTGTATTTGGCTGAGCTGAAAGGGTATAAATACCGCCAACATCATACATTTGCTTAGCGAAATTGTGAATTCTATTAGCATGAATCCGATTATTCTTAGCAATCGAAATCGTTTTAGTCCAACTCCATCCCAAACAAATCCCACTATAATTGATATTTGAAACTTCATTATGACTAATATCAATATCGTGAGCTACACCAATACTGATGCCTACACATCCCCAATCTTCGTTAGTGACATTGGTTATGTAATTATTATGAATATTTAGATGGTGTACTATCTCCCGGTGATCTTTTGGTTGGTAAGGCAAATGAGCCTCAAACTCAGAGCCTCCAAAAAAAGCGGCTTGTATAGCCGTTCCTCCTATATCTTCGAAAACATTGCCTATAATTTCACTTTCTGTCACACCACTAATAAAATCTAATCCCGTAGCAGCTAAATGACTGAATTTGCATCCGCTAATTTTAATATTCCTGGCATTGAGTACTTCAAATGAAGCTGGCTGTCTTTCTATCCATGCTTGATTTTCCAATGCGGCTTTGTCTGGTGTTCCTGGTTCTTCTAATTTATAGGCATCGATTATAGACCAACCGGCCTGAAGGGGCACATGACCTTCTTTTGATGGTCGCATCCAGGTAGAATGTTGAAAATTTATATTTTCAAACTGAATATTAGAAACTATTTTATCTAAAGTTCCTTTGATCTTTACAAGATTTTCTAAAACGGGAGCGATAATTTCAGTTTTATTTGGATTCTTTCCGTTCTTCGGGTAATAGTAAACCTTAAGGTTT is from Zunongwangia endophytica and encodes:
- a CDS encoding right-handed parallel beta-helix repeat-containing protein encodes the protein MPNKTCSKILTLIVLLTGVFSQAAEVYVSPNGKDSNTGDSLNPLATVSAALRKARELRRLNKLDKNEGIQIIMKDGLYRLYEPILLRPEDSGTPNSPTVIRAEGKSRPIISGGIKIENWRRANTTDLNFKIENNANNVWVANLPHFGGNIVDFRQMWVDGEKAKRATNLGEKELDRVLSVDTENEIMWIPTPEWDFKNPEDLEFIIHQWWAIANLRVKSLERRGDSTAVKFHQPESKIEFEHPWPAPFIDSKKEYNGNSAFYFTGAAELLSEPGEWYLDKRNLKVYYYPKNGKNPNKTEIIAPVLENLVKIKGTLDKIVSNIQFENINFQHSTWMRPSKEGHVPLQAGWSIIDAYKLEEPGTPDKAALENQAWIERQPASFEVLNARNIKISGCKFSHLAATGLDFISGVTESEIIGNVFEDIGGTAIQAAFFGGSEFEAHLPYQPKDHREIVHHLNIHNNYITNVTNEDWGCVGISIGVAHDIDISHNEVSNINYSGICLGWSWTKTISIAKNNRIHANRIHNFAKQMYDVGGIYTLSAQPNTEISENAIYDLKEAPYAHMPHHHQYIYYDEGSSYIRSINNWTEKDKFFENSPGPGNLWENNGPGVAKEIKDNAGLQPEFQKIKNEYGK